A genomic region of Exiguobacterium oxidotolerans JCM 12280 contains the following coding sequences:
- the purM gene encoding phosphoribosylformylglycinamidine cyclo-ligase, whose translation MSKQYEAAGVSLTAGYESVSRMKKHVARSMRKEVMTGLGSFGAMFDLSQLNLKEPVLVSGTDGVGTKLKLAFALDQHDTIGIDCVAMCVNDIIVQGAEPLYFLDYIALGKAIPAKIERIVAGVAEGCVQSGCTLIGGETAEMPGMYADGEYDIAGFAVGAVEKQKLITGEGVTPGDVILGLASSGVHSNGFSLVRKIVEESGLRYEDELMMFGSTIGNTLLMPTRIYVEAVKAALETEKIEAMVHITGGGFYENVPRVLPEGCGATFDPKKWPTLPVFDWLEQAGNVPRHDMYNVFNMGIGYMMIVKPEDVDAVTARLARENETVYTIGTVTDEPGVRILGVDQ comes from the coding sequence ATGAGTAAACAATACGAAGCAGCAGGTGTTAGCCTGACCGCAGGGTACGAATCCGTATCCCGGATGAAAAAACACGTCGCCCGTTCGATGCGGAAGGAAGTCATGACGGGACTCGGAAGTTTCGGTGCAATGTTCGACCTCAGTCAATTGAATTTAAAAGAACCGGTGCTCGTCAGCGGGACAGATGGTGTTGGAACGAAGTTAAAACTTGCCTTCGCCCTCGACCAACACGATACAATCGGGATTGATTGTGTCGCGATGTGTGTCAATGACATCATCGTCCAGGGTGCAGAACCGCTCTATTTCCTCGATTATATCGCGCTCGGCAAAGCCATTCCGGCGAAAATCGAACGGATTGTCGCCGGTGTCGCCGAAGGCTGTGTCCAGTCCGGCTGTACGTTAATTGGTGGCGAGACGGCAGAGATGCCAGGGATGTATGCAGACGGTGAGTATGATATTGCCGGTTTTGCCGTCGGTGCCGTCGAAAAGCAGAAATTGATTACTGGTGAAGGCGTTACACCCGGTGATGTCATTTTAGGGCTCGCGTCGTCAGGGGTTCACTCGAATGGATTTTCACTCGTCCGGAAAATCGTCGAAGAGAGTGGTCTCCGCTATGAAGATGAATTGATGATGTTCGGCAGTACGATCGGCAATACGTTACTGATGCCGACCCGGATTTACGTCGAAGCGGTCAAAGCAGCACTCGAGACAGAAAAGATTGAAGCGATGGTCCATATCACGGGTGGCGGTTTTTACGAAAACGTTCCACGTGTCCTCCCGGAAGGATGCGGCGCGACGTTTGATCCGAAAAAGTGGCCGACGTTACCGGTCTTCGATTGGCTTGAACAAGCTGGAAACGTGCCGCGTCACGATATGTACAATGTCTTCAACATGGGTATCGGCTACATGATGATCGTCAAACCGGAAGATGTTGATGCCGTCACGGCACGCCTTGCCCGTGAAAATGAAACGGTCTACACGATCGGGACAGTGACGGATGAACCGGGCGTCCGGATTTTAGGAGTCGACCAATGA
- the purF gene encoding amidophosphoribosyltransferase: MLYDIKGLNEECGVFGIFGQPEAAQLAYYGLHSLQHRGQEGAGIVASDGNLLLPHRGQGLVTEVFSQATLDSLAGQHAIGHVRYSTAGGNTLENTQPLHFKSRTGDLALAHNGNLVNADSLKHLLEAEGAIFQTTSDTEVVAHLVKRSKLPTLEDRIADSLARLVGAFAFLFLTEDTLYVAVDPHGLRPLSLGKTPDGGIVFSSETCAFDIVGAEFIRDIEPGELVTITTSGMSSRQYMEPHERAMCSMEYIYFSRPDSMIDGVNVHTARKALGKKMFEEAPVEADVVTGVPDSSISAAIGYAEASGIPYEMGLIKNRYVGRTFIQPSQELRERGVKMKLSALRGVVNGKRVIMVDDSIVRGTTSRRIVGLLREAGATEVHVRITAPPITNPCYYGIDTSSKDELISARLTPSEICQEIGADSLEFLTVNGMVNAIDRPFDGPLKGQCTACFTGEYPTPIGALELEAKL; this comes from the coding sequence GTGTTATATGACATCAAAGGATTAAATGAAGAGTGTGGGGTATTCGGGATTTTCGGACAACCGGAAGCGGCACAACTTGCGTATTATGGTCTCCACAGTCTGCAACACCGGGGGCAGGAGGGCGCAGGAATCGTCGCGAGCGACGGCAACCTGCTTCTCCCGCACCGGGGACAAGGACTTGTGACGGAAGTTTTTTCACAAGCGACACTCGATTCGTTAGCCGGACAGCATGCGATCGGGCACGTCCGTTACTCGACAGCTGGTGGCAACACGCTCGAGAACACACAACCGCTTCACTTCAAATCACGGACGGGTGACTTGGCACTTGCCCATAACGGGAATCTCGTCAATGCCGATTCGTTAAAACATTTACTTGAGGCGGAAGGGGCGATTTTCCAGACGACAAGCGATACGGAAGTCGTCGCCCACCTCGTCAAACGGAGTAAATTACCGACACTCGAAGACCGGATTGCCGACAGTCTGGCCCGACTTGTCGGGGCATTCGCCTTTCTTTTCTTGACGGAAGATACGTTGTACGTCGCCGTCGATCCACACGGTCTGCGCCCGTTATCACTCGGAAAAACACCGGATGGCGGCATCGTCTTTTCATCGGAGACGTGTGCCTTTGATATCGTCGGGGCCGAGTTCATTCGTGACATCGAGCCGGGGGAGCTCGTGACGATCACGACGTCCGGTATGTCATCACGCCAATATATGGAACCGCATGAGCGGGCGATGTGTTCGATGGAATACATCTACTTTTCCCGTCCCGATTCGATGATTGATGGGGTCAATGTCCACACGGCACGAAAAGCACTTGGCAAAAAGATGTTCGAAGAAGCACCGGTCGAGGCTGATGTCGTCACGGGTGTTCCGGACTCAAGTATCTCCGCTGCGATTGGTTATGCGGAAGCGAGCGGCATTCCCTACGAAATGGGATTGATCAAAAACCGTTACGTCGGACGGACGTTTATCCAGCCGTCGCAAGAACTCCGGGAGCGCGGCGTCAAAATGAAGTTGTCGGCACTCCGTGGTGTCGTCAACGGCAAACGGGTCATCATGGTGGATGATTCGATCGTACGCGGGACGACAAGCCGTCGCATCGTGGGTCTATTACGCGAAGCGGGAGCGACGGAAGTTCATGTCCGTATCACGGCGCCACCGATTACGAATCCGTGTTATTACGGCATCGATACGTCGTCAAAAGACGAATTGATTTCCGCCCGATTGACACCAAGTGAGATTTGCCAAGAAATCGGTGCTGACTCACTAGAGTTTCTGACAGTCAACGGAATGGTCAATGCGATTGACCGTCCGTTTGATGGTCCGTTGAAAGGACAATGTACGGCCTGCTTCACAGGCGAATATCCGACACCAATCGGTGCACTTGAACTAGAAGCCAAACTTTGA
- the purC gene encoding phosphoribosylaminoimidazolesuccinocarboxamide synthase → MQPLYEGKAKRLYTTQEQDVLRIVYKDEATAFNGEKKAEFAGKGELNNRLTSHFFEVLEAADIPTHFIERISEREQLVRRVTIIPLEVVVRNVVAGSLSKRLGIEEGTVLETPIVEFYYKDDSLGDPLVTRAHINLLKIATTEELDLLEQEANRVNAVLRPYFDEKGITLVDFKLEYGKTPTGEILLADEISPDTCRLWDKETGEHLDKDVFRRNIGSLIDTYQTLFNRLGGNTQ, encoded by the coding sequence ATGCAACCACTTTATGAAGGTAAGGCTAAACGATTATACACGACGCAGGAGCAGGACGTGCTCCGCATCGTCTACAAGGACGAAGCGACAGCATTTAATGGAGAGAAAAAAGCAGAGTTTGCAGGTAAAGGTGAACTGAACAACCGCTTGACGAGTCACTTCTTTGAAGTACTTGAAGCGGCCGATATTCCGACCCATTTCATTGAACGCATTTCCGAGCGCGAACAGCTCGTACGCCGTGTCACCATCATTCCACTCGAAGTCGTCGTCCGCAATGTCGTCGCCGGAAGCCTCAGCAAACGGCTTGGGATTGAAGAAGGAACGGTGCTCGAAACACCAATCGTTGAGTTTTATTATAAAGATGATAGCTTAGGCGATCCGCTCGTCACCCGTGCACACATCAATTTACTGAAGATTGCGACTACGGAAGAGCTCGATTTACTTGAACAAGAAGCGAACCGCGTCAATGCCGTCTTACGTCCGTACTTTGACGAAAAGGGAATCACGCTCGTCGATTTCAAACTCGAATACGGCAAAACACCGACCGGCGAAATTCTGCTGGCTGACGAAATTTCACCGGATACATGCCGTCTGTGGGATAAAGAAACGGGAGAGCACCTCGATAAAGATGTCTTCCGTCGCAACATCGGATCACTCATCGACACGTACCAAACACTATTCAATCGCCTAGGGGGAAACACACAATGA
- the purS gene encoding phosphoribosylformylglycinamidine synthase subunit PurS — MKKVIVSIALRESILDPQGVAVKGGLAQLGFMGVEEVRIGKRIELLVSDETTDTMIHDMCQKLLVNTVMEDYRFEVEEVTTA; from the coding sequence ATGAAAAAAGTCATCGTATCGATCGCATTACGGGAAAGCATTTTAGATCCACAAGGAGTCGCTGTCAAAGGTGGTCTTGCGCAACTCGGTTTTATGGGTGTCGAAGAAGTCCGGATCGGAAAACGAATCGAACTGCTCGTCTCGGATGAAACGACGGACACGATGATTCATGACATGTGCCAAAAGCTCCTCGTCAACACGGTGATGGAAGACTATCGTTTTGAAGTAGAAGAGGTGACGACGGCATGA
- the purQ gene encoding phosphoribosylformylglycinamidine synthase subunit PurQ, translating to MKFAVIVFPGSNCDLDMYHAVKDALGEEADYVFHTETSLEGYDGVLLPGGFSYGDYLRCGAIAQFSPIMEEVKRFAAEGKTVLGVCNGFQILVEAGLLPGVLHRNTGLKFMCRTVELKVENHQTRFTSDYAPGETISIPIAHGEGNYYCDDATYAMLQTNQQIAFTYVDNPNGSRGDIAGITNKAGNVLGMMPHPERAVEMLTGGTDGLKLFTSLVKQGAHHVKTTV from the coding sequence ATGAAGTTCGCGGTCATCGTCTTTCCAGGATCGAACTGTGATTTAGATATGTACCACGCCGTTAAGGATGCGCTCGGTGAGGAAGCGGACTATGTCTTCCATACCGAAACGTCACTTGAAGGATACGATGGTGTCCTGCTTCCGGGCGGTTTCTCATACGGAGACTATCTCCGCTGCGGCGCAATCGCCCAGTTTTCACCAATCATGGAGGAAGTGAAACGATTTGCAGCAGAAGGGAAAACCGTTCTTGGTGTCTGTAACGGCTTCCAGATTCTTGTCGAAGCGGGTCTTCTCCCGGGCGTCTTACACCGCAATACCGGACTGAAGTTCATGTGCCGGACAGTCGAACTGAAGGTCGAAAATCACCAGACACGTTTCACGTCAGATTATGCACCAGGCGAAACGATTTCGATTCCAATCGCCCACGGGGAAGGAAACTACTACTGTGACGACGCCACGTACGCGATGTTGCAGACGAATCAACAGATTGCCTTCACATACGTCGACAATCCGAACGGATCGCGCGGCGATATCGCAGGGATTACGAATAAAGCAGGAAATGTGCTCGGGATGATGCCACACCCGGAGCGTGCTGTCGAAATGCTGACAGGCGGAACAGATGGACTTAAGTTATTCACTTCACTCGTCAAACAGGGGGCCCACCATGTTAAAACAACAGTCTGA
- the purL gene encoding phosphoribosylformylglycinamidine synthase subunit PurL — protein sequence MLKQQSEPTIEQIQEQRIYATMGLSDAEYQMVVDLLGRQPNYTETGLFSVMWSEHCSYKTSKPVLRQFPTTGPRVLQGPGEGAGVVDIGDDQAVVFKIESHNHPSAVEPYQGAATGVGGIIRDIFSMGARPVALMNSLRFGHLGTPRVNQLFEQVVAGIAGYGNCVGIPTIGGEVGFDRSYEGNPLVNAMCIGLINHKDIQKGLAKGAGNSVMYVGAATGRDGIHGATFASEDLGEDTEAKRPAVQVGDPFMEKLLIEACLEIVGHPALVGMQDMGAAGLTSSSAEMASKAGMGIEMHLDDVPQRETGMTAYEMMLSESQERMLLVVERGREAEIEAIVSKWGLHAVHVGEVIEEKVLRLVQHGTIVAEVPVDALAEEAPVYQKPSRVPAYYEEFQAMEETLPVVEDVVETWRALLKQPTIASKRWVYDQYDHMVQTSTVVAPGSDAAVIRVRGTNKALAMTTDCNSRFVYLDPFVGGQIAVAEAARNIVASGATPLAITDCLNFGNPDKPEGFWQLEQATAGMAEACRVLETPVIGGNVSLYNESAGKAVHPTPVVGMVGLHDQTDWITTQHVKQAGDAIYVLGETLPEFGGSELQYMQFEKSFGKAPRIDLNVEQTRLRALQSAVQAGLVTAIHDVAEGGLAVALAEMTFGTTLGLDVTFEGPALHLFSESQSRFVVSVKPEHEAAFVEQTGAEKLGHVTAEDSIQIQTTDTLIEATRSTLQADWEGAIACYMTSKD from the coding sequence ATGTTAAAACAACAGTCTGAACCAACGATTGAGCAAATTCAGGAGCAACGGATTTATGCGACGATGGGACTTAGCGACGCGGAGTACCAGATGGTCGTCGACTTACTCGGCCGTCAACCGAACTATACGGAAACAGGACTCTTCTCCGTCATGTGGTCAGAACACTGTTCGTACAAAACATCAAAACCGGTCTTACGTCAGTTTCCGACGACCGGTCCCCGCGTCTTGCAAGGACCAGGTGAAGGCGCAGGTGTCGTCGATATCGGTGATGATCAAGCGGTCGTCTTTAAGATTGAAAGTCATAATCACCCGTCAGCCGTCGAACCGTACCAAGGGGCAGCAACGGGTGTCGGTGGGATTATCCGCGATATCTTTTCAATGGGAGCCCGTCCTGTCGCGTTGATGAACTCGCTTCGTTTCGGACATCTCGGGACACCACGCGTCAATCAGTTGTTTGAACAAGTCGTCGCCGGGATTGCCGGATACGGCAACTGCGTCGGGATTCCGACGATTGGTGGAGAAGTCGGTTTCGACCGTTCGTATGAAGGAAACCCACTCGTCAATGCGATGTGTATCGGCTTGATCAACCACAAAGATATTCAAAAAGGTCTTGCGAAAGGTGCCGGGAACTCGGTCATGTACGTCGGTGCGGCAACCGGGCGTGACGGCATCCATGGTGCGACCTTTGCTTCAGAGGATCTCGGGGAGGATACGGAAGCAAAACGTCCGGCTGTTCAAGTCGGTGACCCATTCATGGAGAAGTTATTGATTGAAGCCTGTCTCGAAATCGTCGGCCATCCGGCACTCGTCGGGATGCAGGACATGGGCGCAGCCGGATTGACCTCGTCGTCAGCCGAAATGGCGTCGAAAGCCGGTATGGGGATTGAAATGCACCTTGATGATGTCCCGCAACGTGAAACAGGCATGACTGCTTACGAAATGATGTTATCGGAATCGCAGGAACGGATGTTGCTCGTCGTCGAGCGCGGACGGGAAGCGGAAATCGAAGCGATCGTCAGCAAATGGGGCTTACATGCCGTTCATGTCGGCGAAGTCATCGAAGAAAAGGTCCTTCGTCTTGTCCAGCACGGAACGATCGTCGCTGAAGTACCGGTCGATGCCCTTGCGGAAGAAGCACCAGTCTATCAGAAGCCATCGCGCGTTCCGGCCTACTACGAAGAGTTCCAGGCGATGGAAGAGACATTACCGGTCGTCGAGGATGTCGTCGAAACGTGGCGTGCCTTACTCAAACAACCGACGATCGCGTCAAAACGTTGGGTCTACGATCAGTACGATCATATGGTTCAAACGTCAACCGTCGTTGCACCGGGTTCCGATGCAGCCGTCATTCGTGTCCGTGGCACGAACAAAGCGCTCGCGATGACGACCGACTGTAACAGCCGTTTCGTTTACCTCGATCCGTTCGTCGGTGGTCAGATCGCCGTCGCCGAAGCCGCGCGCAACATCGTCGCAAGCGGAGCAACACCACTTGCGATCACGGATTGCCTGAACTTCGGGAATCCGGATAAACCGGAAGGCTTCTGGCAACTCGAACAAGCGACGGCCGGAATGGCTGAAGCCTGCCGTGTGCTTGAGACACCGGTCATCGGTGGAAACGTTTCGCTCTACAACGAATCAGCCGGTAAAGCCGTCCACCCGACGCCGGTCGTCGGAATGGTCGGGTTACATGATCAGACCGACTGGATCACGACACAACACGTCAAGCAAGCAGGTGACGCAATCTACGTGCTCGGTGAGACGTTACCGGAGTTCGGCGGCAGTGAACTCCAATACATGCAATTCGAAAAATCATTCGGGAAAGCACCACGCATCGATTTGAACGTCGAACAAACCCGTTTACGGGCCTTACAATCAGCCGTTCAGGCAGGGCTCGTCACAGCCATCCATGATGTCGCGGAAGGTGGACTTGCCGTCGCCTTGGCAGAAATGACATTCGGAACGACGCTCGGTCTCGACGTGACGTTTGAAGGACCGGCGTTACATCTCTTCAGTGAATCACAATCCCGGTTCGTCGTATCGGTGAAACCGGAGCACGAGGCAGCTTTCGTCGAACAGACAGGTGCTGAAAAACTAGGTCACGTCACAGCAGAGGATTCGATTCAAATACAGACAACGGACACACTCATCGAAGCAACACGTTCAACACTGCAAGCCGACTGGGAAGGGGCGATCGCGTGTTATATGACATCAAAGGATTAA
- the purN gene encoding phosphoribosylglycinamide formyltransferase, which produces MRLACFASGSGSNVEALFEAIEEGRLQATIELVVCDQKEALVIERARRRGCDVFVFTAKDYPDKPSFEREIVAELERRDVERIILAGYMRLIGDVLLSHYAGRIVNIHPSLLPAFPGKDAIGQAFRGGVKITGVTIHIVDEGMDTGPIMAQEAVRITEDMTRETLQKAIQQVEHRLYPQVIEEWIKEGANV; this is translated from the coding sequence ATGAGACTTGCCTGTTTTGCTTCCGGAAGCGGGAGTAATGTTGAAGCGTTATTTGAAGCGATTGAGGAAGGACGTTTACAGGCGACGATTGAACTTGTCGTCTGCGATCAAAAAGAGGCGCTCGTCATCGAGCGGGCACGAAGACGTGGTTGTGACGTCTTTGTCTTCACAGCCAAGGACTATCCCGATAAACCGTCTTTTGAACGCGAAATCGTCGCCGAACTAGAGCGGCGAGACGTGGAACGGATTATCCTAGCCGGATATATGCGGTTGATTGGAGACGTCCTGCTGTCACATTATGCCGGACGAATCGTCAACATCCATCCGTCGCTACTCCCGGCATTTCCAGGAAAAGATGCGATTGGGCAAGCATTTCGTGGCGGAGTTAAAATCACAGGTGTTACAATTCATATAGTCGATGAAGGGATGGATACGGGACCAATCATGGCACAGGAAGCGGTCCGTATCACTGAGGATATGACGCGGGAAACGCTACAGAAAGCGATTCAGCAAGTCGAGCACAGATTGTATCCGCAAGTCATCGAAGAGTGGATTAAAGAGGGGGCAAATGTATGA